In a single window of the Desulfuromonadales bacterium genome:
- a CDS encoding potassium-transporting ATPase subunit F: MEVWYWIGGGVALGLLIYLAIALLKPELFS; this comes from the coding sequence ATGGAGGTCTGGTACTGGATCGGCGGGGGCGTGGCGCTCGGCCTGCTAATCTATCTCGCGATCGCGCTTCTCAAGCCGGAGCTCTTTTCATGA